The proteins below come from a single Brachyhypopomus gauderio isolate BG-103 unplaced genomic scaffold, BGAUD_0.2 sc45, whole genome shotgun sequence genomic window:
- the LOC143486767 gene encoding CD276 antigen homolog isoform X1, producing MLVCVFLLYCGLQVTAGCTRMDSQEFFVSRSPGESVLLSCRCPDNHDIIKWTVGSSLQSTDRTVVSNEAGRYRGRVSIFDQTPSSNFSLLISNLSEEDNEQYWCGESTYIRLIVRGCSLSENKQHVEVSRSPGESVFLSCSCTDMSGWWSGELIGEWRVKWRSPHHEDLHSTQLSPHYSGRVQMFNEESPGNLSLLISDLTEEDSGLYSCWINHNQHRNFTLTVTGCTLSESPGAELIKYPGESVLLPCSCTDHHTKPASVKWEHLISSTGSAWTEVSNGTRHHRDRVHMSHQNHPANLSLLLSNLTEEDQGTYRCTVNNNQSISIRLSIKELEPTVKNLGDHQSPNTKMWKEILLSLVLLLVLLVLLVFAGVYCTCVKGRKQNSQEKRGESKHNEVEESVIYSDSVFDRKRPSAGEECELTYSTVSHAKKREQGLRQVYSDY from the exons GTTGCACCAGGATGGATTCTCAAGAATTCTTTGTCAGTCGTTCTCCAGGAGAGTCTGTACTGCTGTCCTGTCGTTGTCCAGACAACCATGACATCATCAAATGGACCGTTGGATCTTCACTTCAGTCTACAGATCGCACTGTGGTGTCTAATGAGGCAGGACGCTACAGGGGCAGAGTCTCCATATTTGATCAAACACCCTCCAGTAACTTCTCTCTGCTCATCTCAAACCTCAGTGAAGAAGACAATGAACAGTACTGGTGTGGAGAGTCTACTTATATCAGACTAATTGTTAGAG gctgCAGTCTATCAGAGAATAAGCAGCATGTTGAGGTCAGTAGATCTCCAGGAGagtctgtgttcctgtcctgCTCCTGCACTGATATGAGTGGATGGTGGAGTGGAGAGTTGATTGGAGAGTGGAGAGTGAAGTGGAGATCACCACACCATGAAGATCTCCACTCTACTCAACTCAGTCCCCACTACAGTGGCAGAGTTCAGATGTTTAATGAGGAATCTCCAGGAAATCTCTCTCTGCTGATCTCAGACCTGACTGAAGAGGATAGTGGATTATATTCATGCTGGATTAATCACAATCAACACAGGAACTTCACTCTCACAGTTACAG GCTGCACACTGTCAGAGAGTCCAGGGGCAGAACTGATCAAATACCCCGGAGAGTCTGTTCTCCTGCCCTGTTCCTGCACTGACCACCACACCAAACCTGCCAGTGTCAAATGGGAGCATCTGATCTCCAGTACTGGGTCTGCGTGGACAGAGGTGTCCAACGGGACCAGACACCACAGAGACAGAGTCCACATGTCTCACCAGAACCATCCAGcaaatctctctctactcctctctaacCTGACTGAGGAAGACCAGGGAACATACAGGTGTACAGTCAACAACAACCAGTCCATCAGCATCCGCCTCTCCATTAAAG AACTGGAGCCAACTGTTAAGAACCTGGGGGATCATCAATCACCAAACACCAAGATGTGGAAAGAGATACTGCTGTCATTGGTGCTACTGCTAGTGCTGCTAGTGCTGCTAGTGTTTGCTGGAGTTTACTGCACATGTGTGAAAG gaagaaaacaaaacagtcaagagaagagaggagaaagcaAACACAACGAG gttgaggagagtgtgatatattcagacagcGTCTTTGACAGGAAGCGTCCATCAGCAGGAGAGGAG TGTGAGCTCACCTACTCAACCGTGAGCCATGCAAAGAAGAGAGAACAAGGCCTCAGACAG GTTTATTCTGATTATTAG
- the LOC143486767 gene encoding CD276 antigen homolog isoform X3 yields MSGWWSGELIGEWRVKWRSPHHEDLHSTQLSPHYSGRVQMFNEESPGNLSLLISDLTEEDSGLYSCWINHNQHRNFTLTVTGCTLSESPGAELIKYPGESVLLPCSCTDHHTKPASVKWEHLISSTGSAWTEVSNGTRHHRDRVHMSHQNHPANLSLLLSNLTEEDQGTYRCTVNNNQSISIRLSIKELEPTVKNLGDHQSPNTKMWKEILLSLVLLLVLLVLLVFAGVYCTCVKGRKQNSQEKRGESKHNEVEESVIYSDSVFDRKRPSAGEECELTYSTVSHAKKREQGLRQVYSDY; encoded by the exons ATGAGTGGATGGTGGAGTGGAGAGTTGATTGGAGAGTGGAGAGTGAAGTGGAGATCACCACACCATGAAGATCTCCACTCTACTCAACTCAGTCCCCACTACAGTGGCAGAGTTCAGATGTTTAATGAGGAATCTCCAGGAAATCTCTCTCTGCTGATCTCAGACCTGACTGAAGAGGATAGTGGATTATATTCATGCTGGATTAATCACAATCAACACAGGAACTTCACTCTCACAGTTACAG GCTGCACACTGTCAGAGAGTCCAGGGGCAGAACTGATCAAATACCCCGGAGAGTCTGTTCTCCTGCCCTGTTCCTGCACTGACCACCACACCAAACCTGCCAGTGTCAAATGGGAGCATCTGATCTCCAGTACTGGGTCTGCGTGGACAGAGGTGTCCAACGGGACCAGACACCACAGAGACAGAGTCCACATGTCTCACCAGAACCATCCAGcaaatctctctctactcctctctaacCTGACTGAGGAAGACCAGGGAACATACAGGTGTACAGTCAACAACAACCAGTCCATCAGCATCCGCCTCTCCATTAAAG AACTGGAGCCAACTGTTAAGAACCTGGGGGATCATCAATCACCAAACACCAAGATGTGGAAAGAGATACTGCTGTCATTGGTGCTACTGCTAGTGCTGCTAGTGCTGCTAGTGTTTGCTGGAGTTTACTGCACATGTGTGAAAG gaagaaaacaaaacagtcaagagaagagaggagaaagcaAACACAACGAG gttgaggagagtgtgatatattcagacagcGTCTTTGACAGGAAGCGTCCATCAGCAGGAGAGGAG TGTGAGCTCACCTACTCAACCGTGAGCCATGCAAAGAAGAGAGAACAAGGCCTCAGACAG GTTTATTCTGATTATTAG
- the LOC143486767 gene encoding CD276 antigen homolog isoform X2: MIGMRCIPLWGCTRMDSQEFFVSRSPGESVLLSCRCPDNHDIIKWTVGSSLQSTDRTVVSNEAGRYRGRVSIFDQTPSSNFSLLISNLSEEDNEQYWCGESTYIRLIVRGCSLSENKQHVEVSRSPGESVFLSCSCTDMSGWWSGELIGEWRVKWRSPHHEDLHSTQLSPHYSGRVQMFNEESPGNLSLLISDLTEEDSGLYSCWINHNQHRNFTLTVTGCTLSESPGAELIKYPGESVLLPCSCTDHHTKPASVKWEHLISSTGSAWTEVSNGTRHHRDRVHMSHQNHPANLSLLLSNLTEEDQGTYRCTVNNNQSISIRLSIKELEPTVKNLGDHQSPNTKMWKEILLSLVLLLVLLVLLVFAGVYCTCVKGRKQNSQEKRGESKHNEVEESVIYSDSVFDRKRPSAGEECELTYSTVSHAKKREQGLRQVYSDY; encoded by the exons GTTGCACCAGGATGGATTCTCAAGAATTCTTTGTCAGTCGTTCTCCAGGAGAGTCTGTACTGCTGTCCTGTCGTTGTCCAGACAACCATGACATCATCAAATGGACCGTTGGATCTTCACTTCAGTCTACAGATCGCACTGTGGTGTCTAATGAGGCAGGACGCTACAGGGGCAGAGTCTCCATATTTGATCAAACACCCTCCAGTAACTTCTCTCTGCTCATCTCAAACCTCAGTGAAGAAGACAATGAACAGTACTGGTGTGGAGAGTCTACTTATATCAGACTAATTGTTAGAG gctgCAGTCTATCAGAGAATAAGCAGCATGTTGAGGTCAGTAGATCTCCAGGAGagtctgtgttcctgtcctgCTCCTGCACTGATATGAGTGGATGGTGGAGTGGAGAGTTGATTGGAGAGTGGAGAGTGAAGTGGAGATCACCACACCATGAAGATCTCCACTCTACTCAACTCAGTCCCCACTACAGTGGCAGAGTTCAGATGTTTAATGAGGAATCTCCAGGAAATCTCTCTCTGCTGATCTCAGACCTGACTGAAGAGGATAGTGGATTATATTCATGCTGGATTAATCACAATCAACACAGGAACTTCACTCTCACAGTTACAG GCTGCACACTGTCAGAGAGTCCAGGGGCAGAACTGATCAAATACCCCGGAGAGTCTGTTCTCCTGCCCTGTTCCTGCACTGACCACCACACCAAACCTGCCAGTGTCAAATGGGAGCATCTGATCTCCAGTACTGGGTCTGCGTGGACAGAGGTGTCCAACGGGACCAGACACCACAGAGACAGAGTCCACATGTCTCACCAGAACCATCCAGcaaatctctctctactcctctctaacCTGACTGAGGAAGACCAGGGAACATACAGGTGTACAGTCAACAACAACCAGTCCATCAGCATCCGCCTCTCCATTAAAG AACTGGAGCCAACTGTTAAGAACCTGGGGGATCATCAATCACCAAACACCAAGATGTGGAAAGAGATACTGCTGTCATTGGTGCTACTGCTAGTGCTGCTAGTGCTGCTAGTGTTTGCTGGAGTTTACTGCACATGTGTGAAAG gaagaaaacaaaacagtcaagagaagagaggagaaagcaAACACAACGAG gttgaggagagtgtgatatattcagacagcGTCTTTGACAGGAAGCGTCCATCAGCAGGAGAGGAG TGTGAGCTCACCTACTCAACCGTGAGCCATGCAAAGAAGAGAGAACAAGGCCTCAGACAG GTTTATTCTGATTATTAG